One part of the Hydra vulgaris chromosome 01, alternate assembly HydraT2T_AEP genome encodes these proteins:
- the LOC100206170 gene encoding hypoxia up-regulated protein 1 isoform X2, with translation MVLSSISFKYIYFFILMLCIYKTASIAVMSVDLGSEWLKIGIVKPGVPMEIALNKESRRKTPLVVSIKNDERLFSDPAMAVSVKHPENAYLYLMHILGKKYDSLAVQTYMKRFPYYKLYKDEIRGTVLFKGDDEQLHSVEELFAMILNSTRQIAENFADHPMKDCVLTVPVFFTQAERRALLDAANMTGLNVLQLMNDNTAVALNYGIFRASSFNETEKHVMFFDMGASHTTATIVAYSTTKVKDRGYVETVPQLVVKGIGFDTSLGGLEMDFRLRDFLVKAFKEQHKLKKDITESPRSMIKLLNEAKRVRQVLSANVDHMAQVENLFEEKNFRVKVTRDELQELCKDMLETIQNPIKMALDASSIKMEDIEAVVLMGGGTRVPKVQEKLLEITKLQELAKNINTDEAAALGSVYKAADLSAGFKVKRFLVKDLNLFPYDVQFFRSGDNDESPRSITRNLYNRLNHFPQKKVMTFNKKPTDFNFNITYGDHTFLSDKLKSSLDLGGVLHVSLSGVESAHQKNVKANAKGVKAFFNLDESGILSVEKVEAHFEKTPELIAEEEQSTFAKLGSKLSSFFGSSKSDDEKVENVKEEKKEEKKEEKSDSKEDLKNDEQNKKEEKDDKKSETIDSKTADNSTVLNTTTSKNDTSANSSTEAKPIEPVIVKEPVLLNYKRADVPAIPVDIYQSSVDKIKGYEARDIAKKARERAQNALEDYLYTFKDKLTRDDVIPLTTEEERSSIEEAFNVVGTWLEEEGFEADEKTLKKKLSELKKVAEELQFRLDELIERPKAIAAMLQSFNISDMMQKTVRDMPDSKEIYTEKDFKDLEKISDETKQWFMETWKKQNESDPTKKPVLLSKDVYFHQAKLDRELMYLINKAKYYVPKPKPKPSSNTTKSTEKATNNTKQSEPDLKTKPDEPEESTKKSRKNKKVPVEDVPVLELDGEKTDSISPETKSDIPNGESNNKSAEKSAEINDGKTTHNPEDEL, from the exons CATCTATTGCTGTTATGTCAGTTGATTTGGGTAGTGAATGGCTTAAAATTGGAATTGTTAag cctGGAGTTCCCATGGAGATAGCACTAAATAA GGAATCTAGACGAAAAACACCTTTagttgtttcaataaaaaatgatgaaagaTTGTTTAGTGATCCTGCAATGGCAGTT TCTGTTAAACATCCAGAAAATGCCTATCTTTACCTTATGCATATTCTTGGGAAGAAATATGATAGTTTAGCAGTTCAAACATACATGAAGAG GTTTCCATATTACAAACTATATAAAGACGAGATCAgag GAACCGTTTTATTCAAAGGAGATGa cgAACAATTGCACTCAGTTGAGGAGCTTTTTGCAATGATACTTAATTCAACAAGACAAATTGCCGAAAATTTTGCAG atcatCCAATGAAAGACTGCGTTTTAACCGTTCCAGTCTTTTTTACTCAGGCAGAACGAAGAGCACTTTtaga tgcAGCTAACATGACAGGATTGAATGTATTACAGTTGATGAATGACAATACAGCAG ttgcACTCAATTATGGTATATTTCGAGCTTCTTCTTTTAATGAAACGGAAAAG catgTGATGTTTTTTGATATGGGTGCTTCCCATACAACTGCTACCATAGTAG CTTACAGTACTACAAAAGTAAAAGATCGAGGGTATGTTGAAACTGTGCCACAACTTGTAGTTAAAGGAATAGG gtTTGATACTTCTTTGGGGGGCTTAGAAATGGACTTCAGATTAAGAGATTTTTTAGTAAAGGCATTTAAA gaacaacataaacttaaaaaagatatcACAGAAAGTCCAAGGTCTATGATTAAACTTCTAAATGAAGCCAAACGTGTTCGTCAAGTTCTTAGTGCAAATGTTGATCATATGGCACAAGTAGAAAacttatttgaagaaaaaaacttcAGAGTAAAGGTAACAAGGGATGAGTTGCAAGAACTTTGTAAAGATATGTTAGAAACTATTCAGAACCCAATAAAAATGGCTTTAGACGCATCTTCAATTAAAATg gaagACATAGAAGCAGTAGTATTGATGGGAGGTGGCACAAGAGTGCCTAAAGTACAAGAAAAACTTCTGGAAATTACGAAATT ACAAGAATtagctaaaaatattaacacaGATGAAGCGGCTGCTCTTg GATCTGTTTACAAAGCAGCTGATCTCTCTGCTGGTTTTAAAGTAAAACGGTTTTTAGTGAAAGATCTCAATCTATTTCCATATGAT GTTCAATTCTTCAGATCTGGAGATAATGATGAATCGCCTCGCTCCATTACCAGAAATCTTTATAATAGATTAAATCATTTCCCCCAAAAGAAAGTTATGACATTCAACAAAAAGCCAActgattttaactttaatattacaTATGGAGATCATACGTTTCTCTCTGACAAACTTAAAAg TTCACTGGATCTTGGAGGAGTCTTACATGTATCGTTATCTGGAGTAGAGAGCGCTCATCAGAAAAATGTCAAGGCAAATGCCAAAGGTGTTAAAGCCTTTTTCAATCTAGATGAGAGTGGAATTTTAAGCGTTGAAAAG GTGGAAgcacattttgaaaaaacaccAGAGCTTATTGCAGAAGAAGAACAATCGACATTTGCAA AATTGGGCTCAAAACTCTCAAGTTTCTTTGGAAGTTCCAAATCTGATGATGAAAAAGTAGAAAATgttaaagaagaaaagaaagaagaaaagaaagaagaaaagtCAGATAGTAAAGAAGATTTAAAGAAtgatgaacaaaacaaaaaagaagagaaaGATGATAAG aaatcagAAACCATTGATAGCAAAACAGCAGATAATTCCACTGTTCTTAATACTACAACTtcaaag aATGATACATCAGCAAATAGTTCTACTGAAGCCAAGCCTATTGAACCAGTGATTGTGAAGGAACctgttttattgaattataaacGTGCTGATGTTCCAGCCATTCCAGTTGACATTTACCAGTCTTCAGTTGATAA aataaaAGGTTATGAAGCAAGGGATATTGCTAAAAAAGCAAGAGAGCGAGCCCAGAATGCATTGGAGGATTATTTGTATACGTTTAAAGATAAGTTAACTCGTGATGATGTAATCCCGCTTACTACAGAAGAGGAACGATCAAGTATTGAAGAGGCTTTTAATGTTGTAGGAACTTGGTTGGAAGAAGAAGGATTTGAGGCTGATGAAAAG acattaaaaaagaaattaagtgaACTTAAAAAAGTTGCTGAAGAGTTACAATTCCGATTAGATGAATTAATTGAGCGTCCTAAAGCCATTGCCGCCATGTTGCAAAGTTTTAATATATCAGATATGATGCAAAAAACTGTAAGAGACATGCCTGATTCTAAAGAAATTTATACTGAGAAAGACTTCAaagatttggaaaaaattagCGATGAAACAAAG CAATGGTTCATGGAAACGTGGAAAAAACAGAATGAAAGTGATCCAACGAAGAAACCTGTTCTTCTCAGCAAAGATGTTTACTTTCATCAGGCAAAACTTGATCGTGAACTTATGTATTTgattaataaagcaaaatattatgtTCCTAAACCTAAACCAAAACctt CTTCAAATACGACAAAAAGTACAGAAAAAGCAACGAATAATACAAAACAAAGCGAGCCGGATTTAAAAACGAAGCCTGACGAACCTGAAGAGTCAACCAAGAAAagtaggaaaaataaaaaagttccaGTTGAAGATGTTCCGGTACTTGAATTAGACGGTGAAAAAACAGATTCTATTAGTCCTGAAACCAAATCTGATATACCCAATGGTGAATCTAATAATAAATCTGCAGAAAAATCTGCAGAAATAAATGACGGTAAAACAACGCATAACCCCGAAGACGAGCTTTAA